Proteins encoded together in one Vibrio metoecus window:
- a CDS encoding ATP-binding cassette domain-containing protein — protein sequence MPVIHAHQLSYQLESGEWLFHPFDFHFPQGRTAIVGRNGIGKSVLLQLLLSKLKPTSGHVVCHGLVGYYAQHTSDLETDVSLAEFLGIANALHALHAIEAGSIDQQHFDELREQWDIAETTQALLDELRITLPMDASCRFLSGGQLAALKLKRLFLSNCDALVLDEPSNHLDQIGRQWLIDQLRQENRPVLVVSHDRALLMQMDRIVRITAEGLHWFEGNYAHYQQQWQLQQEAVSRRVSQLHNEQKAIEREIQKSQEKAQKRANQGAKALKSGSQPKILMDAKKNNAEKNRSAALVNARNQRQRNQQQLQGLQDKLVRESDPKLYLADIGNSKKRTLLSVENYSADRLNHSPLTLFLRQGEHYRLCAPNGGGKSRFLKAVAGLHRQYQGHIQCNAPVVYLDQHYALVDLNQSLLDNLTGFCEGLTANDARLLLAGIGFRRDTVYRLAKHLSGGEKMKLAMLMVSHVANEPILLLDEPDNHLDLESKQALAKALAHYQGALILVSHDDYFVAEAQIEKCWSLE from the coding sequence ATGCCCGTTATTCATGCCCACCAATTAAGTTATCAGCTAGAAAGTGGTGAGTGGTTGTTTCATCCATTTGATTTTCATTTTCCGCAAGGGCGCACCGCCATTGTGGGCCGTAATGGCATTGGCAAATCAGTGTTGCTTCAGTTACTACTGAGTAAGCTAAAACCTACGTCTGGACATGTGGTGTGCCACGGTCTGGTCGGTTACTACGCCCAGCACACCTCAGATCTCGAAACGGATGTTAGCCTTGCCGAGTTTCTTGGCATTGCGAATGCGCTCCATGCATTACATGCAATTGAAGCAGGCAGTATCGACCAACAGCATTTTGATGAGTTAAGAGAGCAGTGGGACATTGCTGAAACCACTCAAGCGCTGCTGGATGAGCTGCGTATTACGTTACCGATGGATGCTAGCTGTCGTTTTCTTAGCGGCGGGCAACTGGCGGCGCTCAAACTCAAACGCCTGTTTCTGTCGAATTGTGATGCGTTAGTTCTGGATGAACCGAGTAACCATCTCGATCAGATTGGACGCCAATGGTTAATCGACCAGTTGCGACAAGAGAATCGTCCGGTGTTGGTAGTGAGCCATGATAGAGCACTGTTAATGCAGATGGATCGTATTGTCCGGATTACCGCGGAAGGTTTGCATTGGTTTGAAGGAAACTATGCCCACTATCAACAGCAATGGCAGTTGCAGCAAGAAGCGGTGAGCCGACGTGTGAGTCAATTGCACAATGAACAGAAAGCGATTGAGCGTGAAATACAAAAGAGTCAGGAAAAAGCGCAAAAACGGGCAAACCAAGGCGCCAAAGCACTGAAATCGGGCAGCCAACCGAAAATATTGATGGATGCGAAAAAGAACAATGCCGAGAAAAATCGTTCCGCTGCGTTAGTGAACGCTCGCAACCAGCGCCAGCGAAACCAGCAGCAATTGCAAGGGTTGCAAGATAAGTTAGTGCGAGAGTCGGACCCAAAACTCTATCTTGCCGATATTGGTAACAGTAAAAAACGCACCTTGCTGAGTGTCGAGAATTACAGCGCTGATAGGCTTAACCATTCGCCACTGACTTTGTTTCTACGACAGGGAGAGCATTATCGTCTCTGTGCTCCAAACGGTGGGGGTAAAAGCCGTTTTCTTAAAGCGGTTGCGGGTTTGCATCGTCAGTACCAAGGTCATATCCAGTGCAACGCTCCCGTGGTGTATCTCGATCAGCATTATGCTTTGGTGGATTTAAACCAGTCACTGCTCGACAATTTGACTGGGTTTTGTGAAGGTTTAACGGCCAATGATGCCCGCTTGCTCTTGGCCGGGATCGGCTTTCGCCGAGACACGGTTTACCGACTCGCCAAGCATCTCAGTGGCGGTGAAAAAATGAAACTGGCCATGTTAATGGTCAGCCATGTTGCCAATGAACCTATTTTGCTGCTTGATGAGCCGGATAATCATCTCGATCTTGAATCCAAACAAGCCTTAGCCAAGGCACTGGCACATTATCAAGGCGCATTGATTCTCGTCAGTCATGATGATTATTTTGTCGCAGAAGCGCAGATAGAAAAATGCTGGAGTCTTGAGTAA
- a CDS encoding ferredoxin reductase family protein, producing MSRVKYTLWAMLGLTTLFWVQVEPTIWTSTNLFEWRSGLIQYSGILALMLMSLAMLLALRLPLIEQWTQGIDKGYRIHKWLGISALLLGVFHWLTYHIPKWLISLELLTKPVRLNGSGPHGNLSVLALWLKEAKPLAMEMGEWGFYALIALLVVSLWSAIKYKPFRLTHRLMAVVYLLIALHSAILLKKAYWGEPIYWLTMLFIVVGSWAACYSLLGLVGRQSRYPAHVDAFHYCPKSQTLDLTIQLDKPWLGHKAGQFAYLRFAGEEPHPFTIACAHQGSQLRFLIKELGDFTTGLHDRLRRGDTLEVEGPYGKFDFVAHQPQIWIGGGVGIAPFMAGLDWLMTERAHTQVHLFFCCHQIDPNVCAELRHKAQAAGVALTIIDSSVDPRLSAEDIARRCGDLSRFDFYFCGPVAFSNSLKKALKPYRVDLSRQFHEEQFVMR from the coding sequence ATGAGCAGGGTTAAATACACACTTTGGGCTATGCTAGGTCTCACCACACTGTTTTGGGTGCAAGTTGAACCAACAATATGGACGTCGACGAACCTATTCGAGTGGCGCTCGGGATTGATCCAGTATTCTGGCATTTTGGCACTCATGTTGATGTCGCTAGCGATGCTGTTAGCGTTACGTTTACCCTTGATAGAACAATGGACACAAGGAATAGACAAAGGCTACCGGATTCATAAATGGCTCGGGATCTCCGCGCTCTTGCTTGGTGTCTTTCACTGGCTGACTTACCATATTCCTAAGTGGCTCATCTCTCTTGAGTTGCTGACTAAACCCGTGCGCCTCAACGGTTCTGGCCCACATGGGAACTTATCCGTTTTGGCATTATGGCTAAAAGAAGCCAAACCTTTGGCGATGGAAATGGGGGAGTGGGGCTTTTATGCCTTGATTGCGTTGTTGGTGGTTTCACTCTGGTCGGCCATTAAATACAAACCGTTTCGGCTCACTCACCGCTTGATGGCGGTAGTGTATTTATTGATTGCTCTACATAGTGCGATCTTGCTGAAAAAAGCCTATTGGGGTGAGCCGATTTACTGGCTAACAATGCTGTTCATTGTCGTGGGCTCATGGGCAGCATGTTATAGCTTGCTCGGTTTGGTTGGTCGGCAATCTCGTTACCCTGCTCATGTTGACGCATTTCATTACTGCCCGAAAAGTCAAACTTTGGATTTAACCATTCAGTTAGATAAGCCATGGTTAGGTCATAAAGCTGGGCAGTTTGCGTACCTACGGTTTGCTGGTGAAGAGCCGCATCCATTCACCATCGCCTGTGCTCATCAAGGTTCACAATTACGTTTTCTGATCAAAGAATTAGGCGACTTCACGACAGGTTTGCATGATAGGTTGCGCCGTGGCGATACGCTAGAAGTGGAAGGACCTTATGGTAAGTTCGATTTTGTGGCTCATCAACCGCAGATTTGGATCGGCGGCGGTGTCGGGATTGCACCATTTATGGCTGGCCTCGATTGGTTAATGACGGAGAGAGCACATACCCAAGTGCATCTGTTTTTCTGTTGCCATCAGATTGATCCCAATGTGTGTGCAGAATTACGCCACAAAGCGCAGGCGGCAGGAGTTGCTCTCACCATTATTGATTCGAGTGTTGACCCTCGTTTGTCAGCGGAGGATATAGCGCGCCGATGTGGAGATTTAAGCCGTTTCGACTTCTATTTCTGTGGGCCTGTTGCTTTCTCTAATAGCTTGAAAAAGGCGCTTAAACCCTACCGAGTGGATCTGTCACGCCAATTTCATGAAGAACAATTCGTGATGCGCTAA
- a CDS encoding M66 family metalloprotease has protein sequence MNKKPLTLLIAGLLGSTSAWAQHELTLVQIGEKTVERLESIKAMAERGEGVFERNGERWIRYKGTDYRLSYKNDLQFPFLPYQGGDDTPYRNVIDFVDQSWEFMMYDGGFYLMSREFGVYESDEQGCFIEYIPASHGSKRADGSYIWERDVIYRTETNDCGALVKPEIRSLTVSSLSDVGVSFDWLGQNETDSVTLTVTNLSDHSDVRRYEHVSAGFFVGGLKPETQYEIALSSCNQVDCAEPKVVRFTTQEARVGFADEIPTPNHLQGSLEGGLSITQTHTSVAPKGNELTGQGHLDAIMNREALLLFTPQQGEEINQVRAEVFLDGELVQTILMLPPSALAASDQPENDRMKVVFSHHAWSLPLQWDWMKPGLSLRLTDNLGREGVLSQGEIQFGGAPELVIQNIDIGMLMPPRDRNTMIQNLPTLAADYFQKIPASKLVMADYTPAHFPVVTMPNGVVYTDKSASTGGWHSGDMREAIGKAMVSTGINNANVGIVSSAGYSQQYNRRFNHITAHTNVGIYTKKDTDLPQVVVHGGSGGGGIVTLEATTGNEWSHELGHNYGLGHWPYMASIHDMESGWGWDAFHQRFIGNLHWKGDVYTQQQGDDIVPPFKDAFRFLVDAQNGGEQEYVGTISRFTLEHPAQSRKAQRWMNNGFNLDSHSPSGYVQWDQATQRYKAVETDTPKPQQVGVPVVTLLGIYDPQNENPSQIYPLVYSNYGNLFELPQPEQGEYQLEGWQAAGDLTQAEIQYNQWQTLLIDGQQLPICRFDYTNTNGQSATFVGSLNAQRNVCEGSRDMRWYNDYQIDSLVGQYELLSQFGAGNVTYTPNSEIGEVQLCTLNKPHNNGSHDGAGFVRNGRCEQVEGVKNNAEGRVWSYAIRSGEVLPRNMDSQRRCELLVEHRNGSTRVALAGNRHTSTESNKFHVNLSMEIGVPTQVSLSCSDLNGTSTLTHFTPEQNPPLDKLKGPIIIGQEYGYSQVVDMTKTFAQNQTLLNTDFATIAEFDAFVAEHYGRGVLNNGVTKAERRAGALYVYPNPETGTRDYFVMRTLEAGAFPTDQTSDQGWKYLGSADDHINFAFNPIKLNRAEGVSVEARVQSYFGVSRLLTWDERTSTTWDNASNAVFVGQIEGENHYFIQKRLGEGEAFPTRGASNQDWIWLGSDSSIQETLTELNRDLASFERMLLEWYQQDAMGVWGSDGQRGNVNDIYQYVFRGGYHYYRLKVTKYGYFPFPTDPNPTNGHWEYLGQF, from the coding sequence ATGAACAAGAAACCATTAACGCTTCTGATAGCTGGGCTATTGGGAAGCACATCGGCGTGGGCGCAACATGAGCTCACGCTAGTGCAGATCGGCGAAAAAACCGTTGAGCGGCTAGAATCGATTAAAGCGATGGCCGAACGCGGAGAAGGGGTGTTTGAGCGCAATGGCGAACGCTGGATCCGTTACAAAGGGACGGACTATCGCCTGAGCTACAAAAATGATCTGCAGTTCCCTTTTCTGCCTTATCAAGGCGGCGATGATACGCCTTATCGCAACGTGATTGACTTTGTCGATCAGAGTTGGGAATTCATGATGTATGACGGCGGTTTTTATCTCATGAGCCGCGAATTTGGTGTTTACGAATCAGACGAGCAAGGCTGCTTTATTGAATACATTCCTGCGTCACACGGCTCTAAGCGTGCCGACGGCAGCTACATTTGGGAGCGCGATGTCATCTATCGCACCGAAACCAATGATTGCGGTGCGTTAGTCAAACCAGAGATTCGCTCGTTAACCGTTTCGAGCCTGTCTGATGTCGGTGTGTCATTTGACTGGCTTGGGCAAAACGAAACGGACTCAGTGACACTCACGGTCACTAACCTCAGTGATCACAGTGATGTTCGACGTTATGAGCATGTTTCTGCGGGTTTCTTTGTGGGTGGGCTTAAGCCAGAAACCCAGTATGAAATTGCCCTCAGTTCTTGCAATCAAGTCGATTGCGCTGAGCCGAAAGTGGTGCGCTTCACGACTCAGGAAGCTCGAGTTGGTTTTGCTGATGAGATCCCAACCCCGAACCATTTGCAAGGCAGTTTAGAAGGCGGGTTGAGCATCACGCAAACCCATACTTCGGTTGCGCCCAAGGGCAATGAGCTGACTGGACAAGGCCATCTCGATGCGATCATGAACCGTGAAGCTTTACTGCTGTTTACGCCGCAGCAAGGTGAGGAGATTAACCAAGTCCGCGCCGAAGTGTTCCTCGATGGCGAATTAGTGCAAACCATCTTGATGCTGCCGCCAAGCGCTCTGGCTGCGTCGGATCAGCCAGAGAATGACCGCATGAAAGTGGTGTTTTCGCATCATGCATGGTCGCTGCCCCTGCAATGGGATTGGATGAAGCCGGGACTATCGCTGCGCCTGACTGACAACTTAGGCCGTGAGGGGGTGCTCAGCCAAGGTGAAATCCAGTTTGGCGGTGCGCCTGAGTTGGTGATCCAGAACATCGATATCGGCATGTTAATGCCACCGCGGGATCGCAACACCATGATCCAAAACTTGCCTACGCTTGCGGCGGATTATTTCCAGAAAATTCCAGCCTCTAAACTGGTGATGGCCGATTATACGCCAGCGCACTTTCCCGTCGTGACCATGCCAAACGGTGTGGTGTATACCGACAAGAGCGCAAGTACGGGCGGTTGGCACAGTGGTGATATGCGTGAAGCGATCGGTAAAGCCATGGTCTCTACGGGTATCAACAATGCCAACGTCGGTATTGTGAGCAGTGCGGGTTATTCGCAGCAGTACAATCGACGTTTTAACCACATCACAGCCCATACCAACGTGGGCATCTATACCAAAAAAGACACGGATTTACCGCAAGTCGTGGTGCATGGCGGCAGCGGTGGCGGTGGCATCGTGACACTGGAAGCGACGACCGGTAACGAGTGGTCTCATGAGCTTGGGCATAACTATGGCTTAGGTCATTGGCCGTACATGGCCTCGATTCACGATATGGAGTCCGGTTGGGGTTGGGATGCGTTCCACCAACGCTTTATTGGTAACTTACACTGGAAAGGCGATGTTTACACCCAACAGCAAGGTGATGATATTGTGCCACCGTTTAAAGATGCCTTCCGTTTCTTAGTTGATGCGCAAAATGGCGGAGAGCAAGAGTACGTTGGCACCATCAGCCGCTTTACCTTGGAGCATCCGGCTCAGTCGCGCAAAGCACAGCGTTGGATGAACAACGGCTTCAACCTAGATAGCCACAGCCCAAGCGGCTATGTGCAATGGGATCAGGCGACGCAACGTTATAAAGCCGTCGAAACGGATACACCCAAACCCCAGCAAGTGGGTGTGCCGGTAGTGACCTTATTGGGGATTTACGATCCGCAGAATGAGAACCCTAGCCAAATCTATCCTCTGGTTTATTCAAATTATGGCAACCTGTTTGAACTGCCACAGCCAGAGCAAGGTGAGTATCAGCTAGAAGGTTGGCAAGCAGCCGGGGATCTCACTCAAGCCGAAATCCAATACAACCAATGGCAGACGTTATTGATTGATGGGCAACAACTGCCAATTTGCCGCTTTGATTACACCAATACCAATGGTCAAAGCGCGACGTTTGTTGGCAGCTTAAATGCACAGCGTAACGTGTGTGAAGGTAGCCGAGATATGCGCTGGTATAACGATTATCAGATTGATTCGCTAGTGGGGCAGTACGAGTTACTTTCACAATTTGGTGCAGGCAATGTGACCTACACTCCGAATTCGGAGATTGGTGAAGTGCAGCTGTGTACTCTAAACAAGCCGCACAATAACGGTAGTCATGACGGGGCAGGTTTTGTTCGCAATGGCCGCTGTGAGCAAGTCGAAGGCGTGAAAAATAACGCTGAAGGTCGCGTTTGGAGTTATGCAATCCGTAGTGGGGAAGTATTGCCGAGAAATATGGATTCTCAACGTCGTTGTGAGTTGCTGGTAGAGCACCGTAATGGTTCAACTCGTGTGGCATTGGCTGGCAATCGTCATACATCGACCGAAAGTAACAAGTTCCACGTTAACTTATCGATGGAAATAGGTGTACCTACCCAAGTGAGTTTGAGCTGTAGTGACCTTAACGGCACTTCAACGCTGACACATTTCACGCCAGAGCAGAATCCGCCGCTGGATAAGCTCAAAGGGCCAATCATCATCGGTCAGGAATACGGTTACAGCCAAGTGGTCGATATGACGAAAACCTTCGCCCAGAACCAGACTTTGCTGAACACGGATTTTGCGACCATCGCGGAGTTTGATGCCTTTGTGGCCGAACACTATGGGCGCGGCGTGCTCAACAATGGTGTGACGAAAGCGGAGCGCCGTGCTGGGGCGTTGTATGTTTACCCGAATCCAGAAACGGGTACGCGCGACTACTTTGTGATGCGCACGCTTGAAGCTGGTGCGTTCCCGACCGACCAAACCAGTGATCAAGGTTGGAAATACCTTGGCTCGGCAGATGACCACATTAACTTTGCTTTCAACCCAATCAAGCTCAACAGAGCCGAGGGTGTGAGCGTTGAAGCACGTGTGCAAAGCTACTTTGGTGTATCTCGCTTGCTGACATGGGATGAACGCACCTCAACCACGTGGGACAACGCTTCTAACGCAGTGTTTGTTGGTCAAATCGAGGGTGAAAACCATTACTTTATCCAAAAGCGTCTGGGCGAAGGGGAGGCATTCCCAACGCGCGGAGCGTCAAACCAAGATTGGATTTGGCTAGGCAGTGACTCTTCTATTCAAGAGACTCTTACTGAGCTCAATCGCGATCTGGCCAGCTTTGAGCGGATGCTGCTGGAATGGTATCAACAAGACGCGATGGGCGTGTGGGGCAGTGATGGTCAGCGTGGCAACGTGAACGACATCTACCAATATGTATTCCGTGGCGGTTACCACTACTACCGCTTGAAAGTGACGAAGTATGGATATTTCCCTTTCCCAACCGATCCCAATCCAACTAATGGACACTGGGAATACCTCGGCCAGTTCTAA
- the lhgO gene encoding L-2-hydroxyglutarate oxidase, with protein sequence MIYDYVIVGGGIVGVSTAWQLKQRYPEKSILLVEKEAGFSRHQTGHNSGVIHAGVYYAPGSLKADFCKRGVERTLAFCAQHKIPVENCGKLLVATNEQELERMHALYDRCLQNQIDVEKLDAVQLKLAEPNIRGLGAILVKATSIVNYRLVTEKMAEAFMQLGGEVKIGTEVVGLEETPSSITLTCQQKNQRVSYQARFLVTCSGLMADRLTKMLGLPTDFQIIPYRGEYYRLAPKHNQVVRHLIYPIPDPELPFLGVHLTRMIDGSVTVGPNAVQGFKREGYGRWNVSLRDVWEMVRFPGFWKVSAKHFKTGMVEMKNSWWKAGYLQLVRKYCPSIELTDLEPYPAGIRAQAVLSDGTLVHDFLFAESPRSLHVCNAPSPAATSAMPIGEYLCDKIAEKSLA encoded by the coding sequence ATGATTTATGATTACGTGATTGTCGGAGGCGGTATTGTCGGCGTCTCCACGGCTTGGCAGCTTAAACAGCGTTATCCGGAAAAATCGATTCTGCTGGTGGAAAAAGAGGCGGGATTCTCCCGCCATCAAACTGGTCACAACAGCGGGGTGATCCATGCGGGGGTTTATTATGCTCCCGGCAGTTTGAAGGCTGATTTTTGTAAACGCGGAGTCGAACGCACTTTGGCGTTTTGCGCGCAGCACAAGATTCCAGTGGAAAACTGCGGCAAGTTACTGGTGGCCACCAATGAGCAAGAACTCGAACGCATGCACGCACTCTATGATCGCTGCTTACAAAATCAGATCGACGTTGAAAAACTGGATGCCGTGCAGTTGAAGCTGGCGGAGCCCAATATTCGTGGCTTAGGGGCGATCTTGGTGAAAGCGACCAGTATTGTCAATTATCGTCTGGTGACTGAGAAAATGGCCGAAGCCTTTATGCAGTTGGGTGGCGAAGTGAAAATTGGCACGGAAGTGGTGGGCTTGGAAGAAACCCCATCCTCGATCACGCTAACTTGCCAACAGAAGAACCAACGCGTGAGTTATCAGGCACGATTTCTAGTGACCTGCTCAGGCTTAATGGCCGATCGCTTAACCAAGATGCTCGGTTTGCCGACCGATTTTCAGATCATCCCCTATCGTGGCGAATACTATCGTTTGGCACCCAAGCATAACCAAGTGGTGCGTCATCTTATCTACCCGATTCCGGATCCTGAATTGCCGTTTCTCGGCGTACATTTAACCCGCATGATTGATGGTAGCGTGACCGTTGGCCCCAATGCCGTTCAAGGCTTTAAGCGTGAAGGTTATGGCAGATGGAATGTCAGCCTACGCGATGTGTGGGAGATGGTTCGCTTCCCCGGCTTTTGGAAAGTGAGTGCCAAGCACTTTAAAACGGGCATGGTCGAAATGAAAAACTCATGGTGGAAAGCGGGCTACTTACAGTTGGTACGTAAATACTGCCCAAGTATCGAACTGACCGATCTTGAGCCTTACCCTGCAGGCATTCGTGCCCAAGCGGTATTAAGTGATGGTACGCTGGTGCACGATTTTCTGTTTGCCGAAAGTCCGCGCAGTTTGCATGTGTGTAACGCGCCTTCTCCAGCGGCCACTTCCGCAATGCCAATCGGCGAATATCTGTGCGATAAAATCGCGGAAAAATCGCTCGCTTAA
- a CDS encoding TRAP transporter permease codes for MSNSVEQELEKFEVPTRTRFGWVTRTISVLCVLLSLAHIWFNTLSTWSELWISAIHFAGFAMICALWYPALPRWRESKVALAFDVLLALLALACLIYLMLAEDALYERGVKFVTSDWVFSILAILIVMEMIRRTMGWFIPTLILICLTYVSVWGKWAGGIFHFPGLSAETLLYRSFYSSEGMFGSIAAISWSFVFMFILFGAFLVRSGVGDYIMDVSRAAAGKVVGGPGFIAVLASGLMGSVSGSSVANTVSTGVITIPMMKKAGFPARFAAGVEAAASTGGQLMPPVMGAGAFIMASYTQIPYVDIVAVSFIPALIYFLSVAFFVRIEAKRMGVQIVAASQEPFLKVLVSGWHNLIPLAVLVTLLVLGFTPTYAAGLSILSVIVASWFSKNHKMGPKAIIEALEQGAKNMATTAVLLVGIGLVINVISTTGIGNTFSLMINNWANGDLLTMLVLITLASLVLGMGLPVTAAYIVLGTLSAPALYKLLAESQLVDLMVSGQLPEQAKAIFMLAAPDQLSLLNAPMAAEKAHELISLVPADFVETLLQQSLGLEAIGLALLSAHLIIFWLSQDSNVTPPVCLTAFAAATIAKTPPMRTGFTAWKIAKGLYLVPVLIAYTQLISWDVTTVVTIGIFAIFGTYAMIGAIEGYLEGPLNVLLRLVLAVIGVLLVWPNLPIWIRLVCVALFVAIFIYTRKSSTRVERANSAVQEAKSA; via the coding sequence ATGAGCAATTCAGTAGAACAAGAACTGGAAAAGTTCGAAGTGCCAACCCGTACCCGTTTTGGTTGGGTAACGCGCACCATTTCCGTACTGTGTGTGCTGCTGTCGCTGGCGCACATTTGGTTTAATACGTTATCCACGTGGTCAGAATTGTGGATTTCGGCTATCCACTTCGCGGGTTTCGCGATGATTTGCGCGCTTTGGTATCCCGCCTTACCTCGTTGGCGTGAGAGCAAAGTTGCGCTGGCGTTTGATGTGTTGTTAGCGCTGCTGGCACTGGCGTGTTTGATCTATTTGATGCTGGCAGAAGATGCACTCTATGAGCGCGGGGTGAAATTTGTTACCAGCGATTGGGTGTTCTCGATTCTCGCGATCTTGATTGTGATGGAGATGATCCGCCGCACCATGGGTTGGTTTATCCCCACGTTGATTTTGATCTGTCTGACCTATGTTTCGGTCTGGGGCAAATGGGCAGGCGGCATTTTCCATTTTCCCGGTTTAAGTGCCGAAACCCTGCTGTATCGCAGTTTCTATTCCTCGGAAGGCATGTTCGGTTCGATTGCAGCGATAAGCTGGAGCTTCGTGTTCATGTTCATCCTGTTTGGTGCCTTCTTAGTGCGCTCTGGTGTTGGCGATTACATCATGGATGTGTCACGCGCTGCGGCAGGTAAAGTGGTGGGGGGGCCCGGTTTTATTGCTGTGCTGGCTTCGGGTTTGATGGGGTCGGTTTCAGGCTCTAGTGTCGCGAATACGGTATCAACGGGTGTGATCACCATTCCCATGATGAAAAAAGCGGGCTTTCCAGCACGTTTCGCGGCAGGTGTGGAGGCCGCAGCTTCGACCGGTGGGCAACTGATGCCGCCGGTGATGGGCGCAGGCGCGTTCATCATGGCGTCGTACACGCAAATTCCGTATGTGGATATTGTTGCGGTGTCGTTTATTCCGGCGCTCATCTATTTCCTTTCTGTTGCGTTTTTCGTGCGTATTGAAGCCAAACGCATGGGTGTACAAATTGTCGCGGCGAGCCAAGAACCTTTCCTGAAAGTATTGGTATCGGGTTGGCATAACTTGATCCCACTCGCTGTACTCGTGACCTTATTGGTGCTCGGCTTTACCCCAACGTACGCGGCGGGCTTGTCGATTCTGTCGGTGATTGTCGCTTCGTGGTTTTCCAAAAATCACAAAATGGGTCCTAAAGCGATCATTGAAGCGTTGGAGCAAGGTGCGAAAAACATGGCGACGACCGCGGTATTGCTGGTTGGCATCGGCTTGGTCATTAACGTGATCAGCACAACGGGCATCGGCAATACCTTCTCACTGATGATCAACAACTGGGCGAATGGCGATCTGCTGACCATGCTGGTATTGATCACTTTGGCTTCTTTGGTGCTTGGTATGGGGCTGCCAGTAACGGCAGCGTACATTGTGTTGGGTACGCTTTCTGCTCCTGCGCTGTACAAGCTGCTGGCCGAAAGCCAGTTGGTGGATTTGATGGTTTCGGGGCAGTTACCTGAACAAGCCAAAGCGATTTTCATGCTGGCGGCGCCGGATCAATTGAGCTTGCTCAATGCGCCTATGGCGGCGGAAAAAGCCCATGAGCTGATTAGCCTTGTGCCCGCGGATTTTGTGGAAACCTTGCTACAACAAAGCTTAGGGTTAGAAGCGATTGGTCTGGCTCTGCTTTCGGCGCACCTCATTATCTTCTGGCTCTCGCAAGACAGTAACGTGACGCCACCGGTGTGTTTGACGGCATTTGCAGCGGCGACCATCGCCAAAACACCGCCGATGCGTACTGGGTTTACCGCGTGGAAAATTGCCAAAGGCTTGTATTTGGTTCCCGTGCTGATTGCCTATACCCAGCTAATCAGTTGGGACGTGACCACAGTTGTCACTATCGGCATCTTTGCGATTTTTGGCACTTACGCCATGATTGGCGCGATTGAAGGCTATCTTGAAGGGCCGCTGAATGTGCTGTTGCGCTTAGTGCTGGCGGTGATCGGTGTGCTGCTGGTGTGGCCAAATTTACCGATTTGGATCCGTTTAGTTTGTGTGGCGTTGTTTGTGGCGATTTTTATCTACACACGAAAATCATCAACTCGCGTTGAGCGAGCAAATTCGGCGGTGCAGGAGGCGAAATCTGCATGA
- a CDS encoding TAXI family TRAP transporter solute-binding subunit, translating into MKQKRLTQTLLAAITSFGLIGGAYAAEERSYILATASTGGTYYPVGVALATLTKVKLTPSYHFSLSAISSAGSGENVKLMNDNEAQFAILQGLYGAWAWAGEGPYAERQNQLRSVSMLWQNVEHFIVRSDLASTGTIADLASMKGKKFSIGSKNSGTEFSGRQIMKGIGVDPDTFNLAYLGYGGSASALQNGTIDGMNTPAGVPVGAVTQAFAAMGNDIKILSFTDEQIKQANGNYNLWTKFDIPANTYPGVDKTITTIAQPNFLAVRTDISEEDVYQLTKAMYENLAFLQGIHKATKDMAIEKAIEGLPMPLHAGAARYYQEVGIKIPAHLMPQ; encoded by the coding sequence ATGAAACAAAAGCGCCTTACGCAAACCCTATTAGCCGCCATCACTTCGTTTGGTTTAATCGGTGGAGCTTACGCAGCCGAAGAACGTAGCTATATTCTTGCCACCGCGTCAACCGGAGGAACCTATTACCCCGTAGGTGTAGCTCTGGCGACCCTGACCAAAGTCAAACTCACCCCGAGCTACCACTTTTCACTCTCCGCGATTAGCTCGGCCGGATCGGGTGAAAACGTGAAGTTGATGAACGATAACGAAGCCCAGTTCGCGATTTTACAAGGTTTGTACGGTGCTTGGGCATGGGCGGGCGAAGGCCCGTATGCGGAGCGTCAAAACCAATTGCGTTCCGTCTCTATGCTGTGGCAGAACGTGGAGCACTTTATTGTGCGCTCTGATCTCGCGTCAACAGGAACCATTGCCGATCTGGCCAGCATGAAAGGGAAAAAGTTTTCGATTGGTTCGAAGAACTCAGGCACGGAATTTTCGGGTCGGCAGATCATGAAAGGGATTGGTGTTGACCCTGATACCTTTAATCTGGCTTATTTGGGTTACGGCGGCAGTGCTAGTGCGCTGCAAAATGGCACCATTGACGGCATGAACACGCCAGCGGGTGTGCCCGTGGGCGCGGTGACTCAAGCTTTTGCAGCGATGGGCAACGACATCAAGATCCTCTCTTTCACTGATGAGCAGATCAAACAAGCCAACGGTAACTACAATTTGTGGACCAAGTTTGATATTCCGGCGAACACCTATCCGGGTGTCGATAAAACCATCACCACCATTGCTCAGCCGAACTTCCTCGCAGTGCGCACCGACATTTCGGAAGAGGATGTGTATCAGCTCACTAAAGCTATGTACGAGAACTTAGCTTTCCTACAAGGCATTCACAAAGCAACCAAAGATATGGCGATTGAAAAAGCCATCGAAGGCTTGCCAATGCCACTGCACGCCGGTGCGGCGCGTTACTACCAAGAAGTGGGGATTAAAATTCCAGCCCACTTGATGCCACAGTAA